The genomic window GCCTGCGTTTCACTTGATGCCGTGGCTCCGTTATGAAAGAGAAGATCCTGCTGGTGGATGACGACCCGTCCGTCCGGGAAATGCTTTCCCGCGTTCTGAGGGCAGAGGACTATCTGGTGCTTCCTGCGGCTGACGGAGGCGAAGCCTTGAAGATCGCGGCGGCGACGGAGATCGATCTCGCGTTGCTCGACTTGAATATGCCGGTTCGCGACGGCTGGGACACATTCGAACGGTTGACCTCGGACAATCCCTGGATTCCCATCATAATTATCACCGCCCGCACTAACCAGCTTTTCCCGGCGCTCGCCTCGGGTGCCGGCGCATTGATGGAAAAGCCGCTGGACCTGCCCAAATTACTCCAGACCATTGCGGATCTCCTTTCCGAGCCGCGCGAAGTCCGACTTGCCCGGATGACCGGCCGGCCAGCCGCATTCCGATATCTGCCATCCAAGGAAACACACCCCAAGACAATCTCCTGAAAAAACCGCACCACGCGCAGCCAATGAACCCATCGACCGATGGAGCGGAACTACAGTTCTGCACCACAACATGAGAAAATTCATTCACCTATCGGAATGGAATGAGTCAAGTTACGCGTGCCACATTGATCTTGAAACCAGAGCGCGTCGAACCCCCTCGGACCTGCCGACCGACTCCCACGTCCGTCCATCTGGTTCACTCGTGCAACGCACTCGCAACGGCGAACTCAGAACGCCCTCCAACACTCAACTGGACAGTGCTCGTGTCAGGCAGCGACCGCTGCGGATTGAGTTTTTCGAAAATAACCCTGCTTCCAGCCTTCATGCGAGCACCCAGCCGGGAGAAATGTCCGCGTCAAGCGCAATGCGCGATTGCACGTCACACCACCCGACGCAGTGACGCAACCGACACCAAGCCGCCGCGCGGCGGCGATGGTCTTTGTGACGAGCACTTCCACGATGGCGGCTTGAACACTGGCGCAAAGGTCGCGCAGGCGTTGTCCGTCCTTCAGGACCTCCGGATGATCGCGCAGGAAATAGCGCACCGACGTTTTCAATCCGCTGAAACTGAAGTCATCGTTCGGGTCATTCATCATTGGCCGCGGAAAGAAAAACACCTTGGGATTTCCCTGCCCGGCCAACCGGTCGATCTCCGGCCCGCCGGGGTAAGGCAGACCGATGAGCTTGCCAACTTTGTCAAAACATTCCCCGGCGGCATCGTCCATCGTCGAACCCAACAACCGATGCTGCAACTCAGACTCGACGTGGACCAGCATCGTGTGACCGCCACTGACAATGAGCGCAACATTGGGTTGAAACGATACAAAGTCAGCCGTGGGCGGATCACCAGTGATCCAGGGCGAGTACAGATGCGCCTCGTGATGGTGAATGCCGAGAAACGGTTTACGCAGCGCGAAGGCCAGCGCTTGCGCCGCCTTGAACCCAATCAACAACGCGCTGGGAAGACCGGGGCCCTGCGTGGCGGCGACTGCTTCGAGTTGATGCGGCAGCAGGTGCGCAGCGCGCAACGCGGCCTGGCTGACAGGCATCAAATTGCGGAGATGTTCGCGCGCGGCCAGCTCCGGCACGACCCCGCCGTATTCCGTGTGAAGCTGAATTTGCGACGAAACCAGATTGGACAAAGCCCGCCCATCTCGCACAACCGCCACGCTGGTTTCATCGCAGGAAGTTTCGACGGCAAGCAAGGTCATGGCGGCAGTGAATGATGAATATAGACTGACGAACTGGAAATGCCCAGTCGCTCTGGAAGAATCCGGATTTCGAAATCTACTTGCCCGCGATTTTTTCCGCGGCTTTCTGCGTCACTTCATTCCCGATGGAAGCGCGGTGGGTGTAAAGCGTGATGCCCTTGAGCAAATCCATCGCGCGATCAAACTGAATGTCGCGGGCGTTCTTGACCCGTTCACGGTCTTTTTCGTCCAAAAATTCCAAGCCGCCTGGCGAACGCTTGAGGGAGGCATCGCGCTCCTCGTCATCAGACATCGGCACAATGATATCCGGTGTGATGCCTTGCTCGTGAATGACTTTGTGGGCGGGCGTGTAATATTTTGCGGTGGTCAGGCGCAACGCCGAACCGTCCTGCAGCGGCAGAATGCTTTGCACCGAGCCTTTGCCGAAAGTTTTTTCGCCCAGCACCACGGCGCGTTTCAAATCCTGCAAACACCCGGCGACGATTTCCGAGGCGCTGGCGCTGCCATAATTGACCAGGATCACCATTGGCATGTTGTGGAGCTCATCACCTTTGCCGGAGGCGTGGCGCTTGGAGGTCTGGGCGGCATTGCGCCCTTCGGTCGTCACCACGAGTTCACCGCGCGGCAGGAATTTCTCACACACGGCCACAGCCTGGTCCAGCAGGCCGCCGGGATTGCCCCGCAAATCCAGCATCAAAGATTCCATGCCTTGCGACTGGAGTTTTTTCAAGGCGACTTCGAGATCATCCGCGGTTTTTTCCCCGAACTGGACCAGGCGGACATAGCCGACCTTGTTTTCGCCGATGGGGAAGTCGCGTTTGCCATTGATGTCCTTGACCATGTCCACCTTGATGATCGCCCGCGTGAGCTTCAGTTCTTTCACCAAGCCGGAAGAGGGCCGCAGAATTGTGACAGTGACCTGGGTGTCCGGCTCGCCGCGCAGAGTTTTAACCGCGTCCTGCAAACTCATTTTTTCCGCGCTCTTGCCGTCGATCTTGATGATGCGGTCGCCGGTCAGAATGCCAGCTTTGTAACCGGGCGTGTCCTCCATGGGCGCGACGACGGTGACGAAATTGTCCTTCATGGAAATTACGATGCCCAGGCCGCCGAACGCGCCTTGCGTGTCGTTCTGCAACTCCTTGTATTTTTCCGGATCCATGAATTCGCTGTGCGGATCCAGGGTGTTGATCATTCCCTTCAACGCGCCATAAACCAGGTCCTGGTACGTGATCTTGCCGCCATCGACATAGTCCTTGCGCACTTTTTCCATCACATAGGAAAAAAGCTCCAGGCTCGGATAGGCCACATCCTTTTCGGCCGCCTGCGCGGAATAAAAATAAATGCGCGCGCCCACCAGAAGATTCAGGCCGAGCGCAACGACCAGCATCCCGTATAAAATGCGTCTTTTCATATCAGTTAGAATTCACCGCTGGCAGACCATAAATCCACAACCCCCGATTGGCAAGGATGGTCTGCGCTTCTGGGCGGGAAGATTTGGGAAGCCGTCAGTGGGAACGCTTCAACAGCAGCTCAATGTAGGGCAAATCCTCCGGCACAGTCACTTTGGGATTGGGACGCGGACTGGTAACAAGTCTCACCGGCTGGCCAATCAACTCACACGCCGCGGTGTCGTCTGTCACCCGTAATTCTCTTTCCCTCACGGCCGACAACGCCCGACGGATTACGTCCACGCGAAACGTCTGCGGCGTCTGCACCGCCCAGAGGCGCGCACGATCCAGCGTGCGCGTCACCGACCGGCCATCATCGGATTCCTTGATCGTGTCCGTCACGGGTTGGGCCGCCACCGCGGCACCGGTTTCACGGGCCGCCTTGATGGTCGCTTCGATGACTGCTTCGTCGGTACAGGGACGCGCCGCATCCTGAATGGCGACGATTTCCGTTGCTGCGGACAATGCCTGCAACCCGTTCCAGACCGAGTCCTGTCGTTCCGCGCCTCCGACAACGAACTTGTATGGTTTTGCCAAACCAAATTTTGCCGCCAAACCCGCGAATGTTGATTGCATTCCCTCGCGGACGACCAGAACGATTTCATCAATGCACTTCGCTTCGGCAAAACATAGCCAGGTGTGAACCACGACGGGACGCCCGGCCACTTCCAGAAACAGTTTGTCCGTGCTCGACCCCATGCGGACGCCCTTGCCCGCGGCAACGATGATGGCGGATACCATGAGGTTCTTTTACCGGGACAAGCGGCGCGAGTCGAGTGCTTGTGGGATTAGGTGAATGCCGGGCCGCACTTACTCCAACTGGACATCGACGCCTCGCGAAGTCGGTCGACGCTACCTAATCCCCCGTCTTTATAGACCACATGCCCCTCCGCAGGCCGAGATCGGGTGTGGTCTTGCTGGGCTTGAGGAGTTCCACATGACTATCGACAAACAGGTAATTGAACTTGCCGTTATGAAATTTTTCGGCCGGGGGCGTAGAAATAGGGAGGTGAATAAACCGGTGCTGCCCCCGAGGCCATTTGGTCCGCAGCGTTTACGACGTCATGTCTTTCGCCCCCAAGCACGTTGTTAACATGGATATGTTCTGTCAGCTCATTAGTTGCCGATGGAGCCATGATTATATTCACCTTGATGGCCGCTTGATGAGAAGGTCGTGGGTTGGCAGGAGAACCGTCGCCAATACTGTTATCTTCTTTATTCCAAAACGGCGAGATCGGTGAGAAGTTTAAACCAATCCCGGTTTGACTGTCCGACGATGGCGGCCAGGGCACAGAGCCAGGTTCATCGGTTTTCCCCCTGGCATCCATGTACCGCGGCATAGAGTAACTCCGACGATGCACCGGGAGAGGGGGTGGGAGAACCTCAGGCCGAGGTGAAAGGTCGGACGGGCATTTCAGCACAGGTATATCTTTCCATTCATTCATGTAGCGAACTGGATTCCAAAGTTGCTCCTCCGTTAGTTTGCCGCCAAGGTATTGGTTGAGAAGGCTGTCCCAGGTCATGTGGCGGGAGTCAACCTTCGTAGGAAGCTTCATTCTGATTCCAGCGTATGGGAGCTTGTCGCTGTTATCACCTTGATACATAGTCATGGCAATACCCAACTGCTTAAGATTGTTCAGACAGACGATCTCATTCGTCTTCTTCTTCGCCCGGCTAAGGGTCGGCATGATCAATGCCGCGAGAATCCCGATAATGGCAATAACGACGAGGAGTTCAACAAGCGTAAAAGCTCCGACCTTCGATTTACAGACTCGCGGTTTCATTGTTTCTTTCTTGTGCCCAACCTGGGCTTTTGTCTTTTCAAACAAATCTCATCATTCAGCCAGAGTCTCGCGAATGAAGGGGCGAACGCTAAACGCCAACCTCTATCTACCAACGCAGTCGGTCAACAAACTGAAACTTTCCACAAAGAAAATGTTGACTAGCCGGCAGCGCAATCGCCGCACGCGTTGACAACTCAGGTCGTGGATGGCCGTCACCTCCTGCTGTTCGCCTCATACACACGTAAAAACGATTTCACGTCCGCCTGCGCTTTCCGCCACTGATACTGTAAAAGCGCATAGCTGCCGATGAGCAAGTATGCCAGAATGACTTTCATGAGCTCGTCCGCTGTTTGCGGCGACATATGCAGCGCGTCCGTGAGATGGCCCAGGCAGGTGTCCGCGCGGACAAAGCGGGTGTGGCGCTGCGACAAAGTGATTGTCAGGGCGACTGGTGCGGACAAACTGTCCGATTACGATTTTGGCGAGGCAGGATTTGTTGGACTGGACTTTCATGCCGTCGTCTGTCCCAGCTGCGGTTTTAGCTTGTTTTTATGCCAAGAAATGAATTAATGAGCAAATGAAGAAACTCCTCAAAACCTGTCAGCACGGCGCACTCTGTGTGTGTGTTGTATTCTTCCTCGCGCCGTTTTGCATCCAAGGTCAACTCTGTGATCCCGTTCCTTCCAATCTGGTCAGTTGGTGGCAGGCCGAAGGCAATGCCTTTGACGCGAACGGCACCAATCATGGGACGTTGCTTGGAAACACCGCTTATGTGCCGGGTCAAGTTGGGAAGGCTTTTAATTTTGACGGCAGCGGCGATGCCGTGCAAATAGGTAACCCGGCCAGTTTGCAGCTTCAAAATTTTACCATCGATGCCTGGATCAAACGCAGCAGTACGACACAAGCTTCGCTCAGCGCCGGAGGGGGACAGGGGTTTGTGTCTGACGGCAGCGGTGACGCGGTCCAGGTAGGCAATCCCTTGAATTTGCAGCAAGGCTTCACCATCGAAGCTTGGATCAAGCGGGCCAATGCATCGCTCGCCACATTTAGCGGGGACACAGATGAATCGGCCACGAATCTGCCTCAGCACTTTTATCGTGCCATCATTGTTCCTTAAGAATTGAGAATTCAATTGTCGTGGTGCGATCAAAGTTCCAGAGTGCAACACATCATTTCGGCACGTCAGCGTCGCAGCACTGAACGATTGTCCGGTATAGAACAGGCAACGAGTTTTACGCAACACTAATGAACTCTGTCGATTTCCGCACCGCGGTGAGTGCTTTCTGGATTCGATCGGCAGGTCT from Verrucomicrobiota bacterium includes these protein-coding regions:
- a CDS encoding response regulator, yielding MKEKILLVDDDPSVREMLSRVLRAEDYLVLPAADGGEALKIAAATEIDLALLDLNMPVRDGWDTFERLTSDNPWIPIIIITARTNQLFPALASGAGALMEKPLDLPKLLQTIADLLSEPREVRLARMTGRPAAFRYLPSKETHPKTIS
- the ispD gene encoding 2-C-methyl-D-erythritol 4-phosphate cytidylyltransferase, producing the protein MVSAIIVAAGKGVRMGSSTDKLFLEVAGRPVVVHTWLCFAEAKCIDEIVLVVREGMQSTFAGLAAKFGLAKPYKFVVGGAERQDSVWNGLQALSAATEIVAIQDAARPCTDEAVIEATIKAARETGAAVAAQPVTDTIKESDDGRSVTRTLDRARLWAVQTPQTFRVDVIRRALSAVRERELRVTDDTAACELIGQPVRLVTSPRPNPKVTVPEDLPYIELLLKRSH
- a CDS encoding S41 family peptidase, whose translation is MKRRILYGMLVVALGLNLLVGARIYFYSAQAAEKDVAYPSLELFSYVMEKVRKDYVDGGKITYQDLVYGALKGMINTLDPHSEFMDPEKYKELQNDTQGAFGGLGIVISMKDNFVTVVAPMEDTPGYKAGILTGDRIIKIDGKSAEKMSLQDAVKTLRGEPDTQVTVTILRPSSGLVKELKLTRAIIKVDMVKDINGKRDFPIGENKVGYVRLVQFGEKTADDLEVALKKLQSQGMESLMLDLRGNPGGLLDQAVAVCEKFLPRGELVVTTEGRNAAQTSKRHASGKGDELHNMPMVILVNYGSASASEIVAGCLQDLKRAVVLGEKTFGKGSVQSILPLQDGSALRLTTAKYYTPAHKVIHEQGITPDIIVPMSDDEERDASLKRSPGGLEFLDEKDRERVKNARDIQFDRAMDLLKGITLYTHRASIGNEVTQKAAEKIAGK
- a CDS encoding prepilin-type N-terminal cleavage/methylation domain-containing protein — encoded protein: MKPRVCKSKVGAFTLVELLVVIAIIGILAALIMPTLSRAKKKTNEIVCLNNLKQLGIAMTMYQGDNSDKLPYAGIRMKLPTKVDSRHMTWDSLLNQYLGGKLTEEQLWNPVRYMNEWKDIPVLKCPSDLSPRPEVLPPPLPVHRRSYSMPRYMDARGKTDEPGSVPWPPSSDSQTGIGLNFSPISPFWNKEDNSIGDGSPANPRPSHQAAIKVNIIMAPSATNELTEHIHVNNVLGGERHDVVNAADQMASGAAPVYSPPYFYAPGRKIS
- the tsaD gene encoding tRNA (adenosine(37)-N6)-threonylcarbamoyltransferase complex transferase subunit TsaD translates to MTLLAVETSCDETSVAVVRDGRALSNLVSSQIQLHTEYGGVVPELAAREHLRNLMPVSQAALRAAHLLPHQLEAVAATQGPGLPSALLIGFKAAQALAFALRKPFLGIHHHEAHLYSPWITGDPPTADFVSFQPNVALIVSGGHTMLVHVESELQHRLLGSTMDDAAGECFDKVGKLIGLPYPGGPEIDRLAGQGNPKVFFFPRPMMNDPNDDFSFSGLKTSVRYFLRDHPEVLKDGQRLRDLCASVQAAIVEVLVTKTIAAARRLGVGCVTASGGVTCNRALRLTRTFLPAGCSHEGWKQGYFRKTQSAAVAA